The following coding sequences are from one Peromyscus eremicus chromosome X, PerEre_H2_v1, whole genome shotgun sequence window:
- the Fundc1 gene encoding FUN14 domain-containing protein 1 has product MASRNPPPQDYESDDESYEVLDLTEYARRHHWWNRVFGHSSGPMVEKYSVATQIVMGGVTGWCAGFLFQKVGKLAATAVGGGFLLLQVASHSGYVQIDWKRVEKDVNKAKRQIKKRANKAAPEINNIIEEATEFIKQNIVISSGFVGGFLLGLAS; this is encoded by the exons ATGGCGTCCCGGAACCCCCCTCCCCAAG actATGAAAGCGATGATGAGTCTTATGAAGTGTTGGATTTAACTGAGTATGCAAGAAGACACCACTGGTGGAATCGAGTATTTGGCCACAGTTCGGGACCTATGGTAGAAAAATACTCCGTAGCTACCCAGATTGTAATGGGTGGTGTGACTGGCTG GTGTGCAGGATTTTTATTCCAGAAGGTTGGAAAACTTGCGGCAACTGCAGTAGGCGGTGGCTTTCTTCTCCTACAG GTTGCCAGTCACAGTGGCTATGTGCAGATCGACTGGAAGAGAGTTGAAAAAGAtgtaaacaaagcaaaaagacagATTAAGAAACGAGCCAATAAAGCAGCACCCGAAATCAACAATATAATTGAAGAA GCAACAGAATTTATCAAGCAGAACATTGTGATATCCAGTGGCTTTGTGGGAGGCTTTTTACTAGGCCTTGCATCTTAA